In Amycolatopsis sp. EV170708-02-1, the following are encoded in one genomic region:
- a CDS encoding GtrA family protein has translation MTVVESVLSRTPEPLRSVLIKHRELLKFAIVGGTTFLVDNGVWYLLKLSVLESKPTTAKAIAIIVATIVSYILNREWSFRTRGGRERHHEAALFFVISGIAVVVNLIPLYTSRYIFDLEVPHVTRFVQEFADFTSGSIIGMLLAMFFRFWGFKKWVFPDELGKRRRDSDEPDDDVVPLH, from the coding sequence GTGACCGTGGTCGAATCCGTCCTCTCCAGGACGCCCGAGCCGCTCCGATCCGTGCTGATCAAGCACCGTGAGCTGTTGAAGTTCGCGATCGTGGGCGGCACGACGTTCCTGGTTGACAACGGCGTCTGGTACCTGCTGAAACTCAGCGTGCTGGAGTCGAAGCCGACCACGGCGAAGGCCATCGCGATCATCGTCGCGACGATCGTGTCCTACATCCTCAACCGCGAATGGTCCTTCCGCACCCGCGGCGGCCGCGAGCGGCATCACGAGGCGGCGCTCTTCTTCGTGATCAGCGGCATCGCCGTGGTGGTCAACCTGATCCCGCTCTACACGTCGCGCTACATCTTCGATCTCGAAGTGCCGCACGTGACGCGGTTCGTCCAGGAGTTCGCGGACTTCACGAGCGGGTCGATCATCGGCATGCTGCTGGCGATGTTCTTCCGCTTCTGGGGGTTCAAGAAGTGGGTCTTCCCGGATGAGCTGGGCAAACGCCGCCGGGACAGCGACGAGCCGGACGACGACGTCGTTCCCCTCCACTGA
- a CDS encoding GtrA family protein — MLGKHRELLRFVLVGGASFVITMTITYGLKFTVLTDKPVTALIIGVLVATVFSYVANREWSFRSRGGRERAHEAALFFLLSAIALGLNALPQLVSRYVFELEQPHVSLLTQEVADFVSGVLVGTLLGTAFRWWSFKKWVFPEVGARPRVLRGGGQEISDIPDEPAA; from the coding sequence ATGCTCGGGAAGCATCGCGAACTGTTGCGGTTCGTTCTGGTCGGGGGCGCGAGTTTCGTCATCACGATGACGATCACCTACGGGCTGAAGTTCACCGTGCTGACCGACAAACCGGTGACCGCGCTGATCATCGGCGTCCTGGTGGCGACCGTCTTCTCGTACGTCGCGAACCGCGAATGGTCCTTTCGCTCCCGCGGCGGCCGTGAGCGCGCGCACGAAGCGGCACTGTTCTTCCTGCTCAGCGCGATCGCGCTCGGCCTCAACGCGCTTCCGCAGCTGGTTTCGCGGTACGTGTTCGAGCTGGAGCAGCCGCATGTCTCGCTGCTGACCCAGGAGGTCGCCGACTTCGTCAGCGGCGTGCTCGTCGGGACCCTGCTCGGCACGGCGTTCCGGTGGTGGTCGTTCAAGAAGTGGGTCTTCCCCGAGGTCGGCGCGCGGCCGCGGGTGCTGCGAGGTGGCGGGCAGGAGATTTCCGACATTCCCGACGAACCGGCCGCCTGA